A stretch of the Coffea eugenioides isolate CCC68of unplaced genomic scaffold, Ceug_1.0 ScVebR1_345;HRSCAF=1005, whole genome shotgun sequence genome encodes the following:
- the LOC113757942 gene encoding L-type lectin-domain containing receptor kinase IV.1-like: protein MSSKLVTAILANFLVVHIGAGAAAPDDFGFIYQGFQSSNLSLDGLATVTKNGLLRITNTTKLQTGHAFYPNPLKFKTKSNSSAFSFSTQFVFAILAEVPGMPGPGMAFVIAPTRGLAEGPSTRFLGLFNTSTDGNRTNHVFAVELDTIQNPDFEDINDNHVGIDINSMTSKVSQPASYQANNKNLFDNLTLSSGQDMQLWVEYDGVARRIDVKLAPVAASKPHTPLLSLTYDLSPIFQQSMYVGFSAATSPRDIGSSHFILGWSFRTNGVAQALDLSRLPKLPRFGHKKVSEFFTVGLPPICMLFLLILISGVAYYLRRKWKFAEVLEEWELAYGPHRFKYKDLYIATKGFREKEMLGEGGFGRVYKGVLPTSKVEVAIKKVSHQARQGMREFIAEVVSIGRLRHRNLVPLLGYCRRKGELLLVYEFMSNGSLDKFLYNQPKYILSWSQRLRVIKGVASGLFYLHEEWEQVVIHRDVKASNVLLDSELNGRLGDFGLARLYDHGTLPQSTHVAGSLGYLAPEHSRTGRATTSTDVYAFGAFLLEVACGRRPIEPQAAPEEKVILVDWVFSCWKAGNILQAVDQKLGTEFVKEEADLVLKLGLLCSHSEPKIRPSMRQILLYLEGSVALPDLSSLAMGVSAVGLGFAHPAGFENILSSFAFSTEKRFSHSVADSTLSGGRQLRCSSF from the coding sequence ATGTCATCCAAACTAGTAACAGCTATCTTAGCCAATTTTCTAGTAGTTCACATAGGAGCTGGTGCAGCAGCTCCTGACGATTTTGGGTTCATCTATCAAGgatttcaatcatcaaatctaaGCCTGGATGGATTAGCCACGGTCACCAAAAATGGCCTCCTAAGGATAACCAACACCACCAAATTACAAACGGGGCACGCCTTCTATCCTAATCCCCTCAAATTCAAGACAAAATCTAATAGTTCAGCTTTCTCCTTTTCCACCCAATTTGTGTTTGCTATCCTGGCTGAAGTACCAGGCATGCCTGGTCCGGGAATGGCTTTCGTGATTGCGCCAACAAGAGGCCTTGCAGAAGGGCCCTCCACTCGTTTCCTCGGCCTCTTCAACACAAGCACCGATGGAAATCGAACAAATCACGTTTTTGCGGTGGAGCTTGACACTATCCAAAACCCAGATTTTGAAGATATCAATGACAACCATGTTGGTATTGATATTAACTCTATGACGTCCAAGGTATCCCAGCCAGCAAGTTACCAGGCTAATAACAAGAATTTATTTGACAACTTAACTCTTAGCAGCGGTCAAGATATGCAACTTTGGGTCGAATACGACGGGGTGGCGAGGAGAATCGATGTTAAATTAGCTCCAGTAGCGGCATCTAAACCACATACTCCTCTTTTGTCTTTGACATATGATCTTTCGCCAATTTTTCAGCAGAGCATGTATGTTGGCTTTTCTGCAGCCACTAGTCCACGCGACATAGGATCATCTCATTTTATACTTGGATGGAGCTTCAGGACGAATGGCGTTGCGCAGGCTCTTGATCTCTCTCGGCTCCCCAAGCTACCTCGGTTTGGACATAAGAAAGTATCTGAATTTTTCACTGTGGGATTGCCCCCgatttgcatgcttttcttgtTAATACTAATATCCGGAGTAGCTTATTATCTAAGGAGGAAGTGGAAGTTTGCAGAAGTGCTGGAAGAATGGGAGCTTGCTTATGGGCCTCACAGGTTCAAGTATAAAGATTTATACATTGCCACCAAGGGGTTCAGAGAAAAGGAGATGTTGGGGGAAGGCGGATTTGGAAGGGTCTACAAAGGCGTTCTGCCAACAAGCAAGGTTGAGGTTGCTATCAAGAAGGTCTCTCATCAAGCAAGACAGGGAATGAGAGAATTTATTGCAGAAGTCGTCAGTATTGGTCGCTTACGCCATAGAAATTTAGTACCACTCTTGGGTTATTGTCGGCGTAAAGGAGAGTTACTTTTGGTATACGAGTTCATGTCCAATGGTAGTCTAGACAAGTTTTTGTACAACCAACCCAAGTATATCCTCAGCTGGAGCCAAAGATTGCGAGTCATCAAAGGTGTAGCATCCGGATTATTCTATCTACACGAAGAATGGGAGCAAGTAGTGATCCACCGAGATGTGAAAGCAAGTAATGTATTGTTAGATAGTGAACTGAATGGAAGATTAGGAGATTTCGGCCTGGCAAGGCTATACGATCATGGAACCCTCCCTCAATCCACCCATGTAGCGGGATCTCTTGGCTACCTTGCTCCTGAGCATAGCAGGACAGGGAGGGCCACAACAAGCACTGATGTATATGCTTTTGGGGCCTTTTTGCTGGAGGTTGCCTGCGGAAGAAGGCCAATAGAACCCCAAGCAGCACCAGAAGAGAAGGTCATTTTGGTTGATTGGGTATTTTCGTGCTGGAAAGCAGGCAATATTCTCCAGGCGGTTGATCAAAAGTTGGGTACTGAGTTTGTGAAAGAGGAAGCAGACTTGGTGTTGAAACTAGGCTTGTTATGCTCTCATTCAGAACCAAAGATTAGGCCGAGTATGAGGCAAATTCTGTTGTACTTGGAGGGATCAGTTGCCTTGCCAGATTTATCATCACTAGCCATGGGCGTTTCTGCTGTTGGTCTTGGCTTCGCCCACCCTGCTGGCTTTGAAAACATTTTATCGTCATTTGCTTTTTCCACAGAGAAACGTTTTTCACATTCTGTGGCAGACTCTACTCTCTCTGGTGGTCGGCAATTAAGATGCT